Proteins encoded together in one Plasmodium cynomolgi strain B DNA, chromosome 9, whole genome shotgun sequence window:
- a CDS encoding hypothetical protein (putative): protein MKRKRGITFSVGLFLLCSLLIGLGLGLEDSSGESPPKDSFLSTCMEVIDAITFYEDELQKYKYDDECAPYRYIGNAVLEKNNLKKNVISDGELFCESSFERKKSVHENGGHKSVYVNGYKEHITETFHFEEDQRDDCIGMVNLFNSCSTVRRSVFGDTPLIHCAEQSEKHFCNRRVQKMEDKNYIYTCSDMIVPYLLGAKNKEKTYSQMCHDVKDYAKVLKNEKNEIFKKKKKNKKV from the exons ATGaagcgcaaaagggggatcACCTTTTCTGTGGGTCTTTTTCTACTATGCTCTTTGTTAATCGGTCTAGGGTTGGGTTTGGAGGATTCCTCAGGAGAATCCCCCCCCAAAGACAGCTTCCTATCAACCTGCATGGAAGTCATTGATGCGATAACATTCTACGAAGACGAGCTGCAGAAGTACAAGTATGACGATGAGTGTGCACCCTATCGGTACATAGGCAATGCAGTTTTGGAAAAGAACAATTTGA aaaaaaatgtcatctCAGATGGAGAGCTATTCTGTGAGAGTTCAttcgaaaggaaaaaaagtgtgcatgAAAATGGGGGTCACAAATCAGTCTATGTAAATGGTTATAAAGAGCACATAACTGaaactttccattttgaggaaGACCAAAGGGACGACTGCATCGGTATGGTTAATCTGTTTAACAGCTGCTCCACTGTTAGAAGAAGCGTCTTTGGAGATACACCTCTCATCCATTGTGCTGAACAAAGCGAAAAGCATTTTTGCAATAGAAGGgttcaaaaaatggaggataaaaattatatatacaccTGCTCAGACATGATAGTGCCTTATTTGTTGGGCGCAAAGAATAAGGAGAAGACGTACAGCCAAATGTGCCACGATGTAAAAGATTACGCAAAGGTGttgaagaatgaaaaaaatgaaatttttaaaaaaaaaaaaaaaaacaagaaagtGTGA
- a CDS encoding hypothetical protein (putative), with product MSSPPADGNAVQVFSKLMENNDKFNTSEIICSSINCAPLTNDANGKIPLTDCTNVTYCGGCPILGTSRDQCSNMKSFNPENILVSSGFIDSANLISQNSLVGVPFLWDKALFDFSKCVPHLNKFVQASKELPNADKTEAYKHLFRLANFHIYGTKLAEDNDANGLNISVRINNVNSDSLKPNEQFPNGKNSLPTCPLNVANFKTFNIHQTQSFAFYQ from the exons ATGTCTAGCCCCCCCGCAGATGGAAACGCTGTACAGgtcttttcaaaattaatggaaaataacGATAAATTTAACACCAGCGAAATTATATGCAGTTCGATTAACTGCGCTCCCCTAACGAACGACGCCAACGGGAAGATACCCTTGACCG ACTGCACAAATGTAACGTATTGCGGCGGGTGTCCCATTTTGGGAACGTCAAGAGACCAGTGTAGCAACATGAAAAGTTTTAACCCAGAAAATATCCTCGTATCATCGGGTTTCATCGACTCTGCAAAt ctgaTTAGCCAAAATAGCTTGGTAGGTGTGCCGTTTCTGTGGGACAAGGCGTTGTTCGACTTCTCCAAGTGCGTCCCTCACCTGAACAAATTCGTGCAGGCATCCAAGGAACTGCCCAATGCAG ATAAAACTGAGGCGTACAAGCACCTGTTCAGGCTGGCCAACTTTCACATATACGGAACGAAGCTCGCAGAGGATAATGACGCGAACGGGTTGAACATATCCGTTAGGATAAACAACGTCAACTCTGATTCGTTAAAACCAAATGAGCAATTCccgaatggaaaaaattcccttccCACCTGCCCTTTGAATGTGGCCAATTTCAAAACGTTTAACATTCACCAGACGCAGTCCTTCGCCTTTTACCAGTAA